In one window of Archocentrus centrarchus isolate MPI-CPG fArcCen1 chromosome 11, fArcCen1, whole genome shotgun sequence DNA:
- the LOC115788211 gene encoding hepatic lectin-like, translated as MAEGKKKDPNANWDKTGGAELTSHLCDIPVSANCSEGSQQVKSLSRRSKVTWERVGLLVLGALLAAAVAALGVTVSENLRNKEELKKQEELRNEPCDRCKAGWEHHGGKCYHFSISKSSWNQSRAECRAKGGDLVKIDSREEQRFLDGKLRGLMNEAEDKFWIGLTDSAAEGRWMWVDNTPLNESLTFWSKGEPDDWRGTKGEHPDGEDCVRMGEKGGAEDLKCWFDAFCSEVFVRKQENCQVSLRQAGGGSQMQDSGGQSQTQASALLVRWALTEQVRCQQLEMLHLILKSRGLCRASWACPDQAWVKAHIVFQNVT; from the exons ATGGCAGAGGGCAAAAAGAAGGACCCCAATGCAAACTGGGACAAGACAGGAGGAG CGGAGCTTACTTCACATCTCTGTGACATCCCTGTCTCTGCTAACTGTTCAGAGGGGTCCCAACAAGTCAAGTCACTGAgcagaaggtcaaaggtcacctgGGAGAGAGTGGGCCTGCTGGTCCTCGGTGCTCtcctggctgctgctgttgctgctcttgGTGTTACCG TGTCTGAAAACCTGAGGAACAAAGAAGAGCTCAAGAAACAAGAAGAGCTCAGAA ATGAACCCTGTGATAGATGTAAAGCAGGCTGGGAGCATCATGGAGGAAAGTGCTATCATTTCTCCATCAGTAAATCCTCCTGGAACCAGAGCAGAGCTGAATGTAGAGCTAAAGGAGGAGACCTGGTTAAGATAGACAGCAGGGAGGAGCAG AGGTTTCTGGATGGAAAACTGAGAGGCTTAATGAATGAAGCTGAGGACAAGTTCTGGATCGGACTGACAGACTCAGCAGCAGAGGGCAGATGGATGTGGGTGGACAACACACCACTGAATGAAAG TTTGACGTTTTGGAGCAAAGGTGAGCCAGATGACTGGAGAGGGACAAAAGGGGAACATCCTGATGGAGAGGACTGTGTGAGGATGGGAGAAAAAGGTGGAGCTGAAGATCTGAAGTGTTGGTTTGATGCATTCTGCTCAGAAGTGTTTGTGAGAAAGCAGGAGAACTGTCAAGTATCTCTGCGGCAGGCAGGCGGGGGATCCCAAATGCAGGATTCAGGTGGCCAGAGCCAAACCCAGGCTTCAGCCCTTTTGGTGCGATGGGCATTAACAGAGCAGGTCAGGTGCCAGCAGCTAGAGATGTTACATCTGATACTAAAGTCCCGAGGCCTGTGTCGAGCCTCCTGGGCGTGTCCAGATCAAGCCTGGGTCAAGGCCCACATCGTTTTTCAGAACGTAACGTGA